In the Periophthalmus magnuspinnatus isolate fPerMag1 chromosome 4, fPerMag1.2.pri, whole genome shotgun sequence genome, one interval contains:
- the rfx2 gene encoding DNA-binding protein RFX2 isoform X3 has translation MQSSEGGSDSASSVASLRTSSSAQAPVVQPVPASQQRVLVQATGSAQKGGAQQHSRAPQQVQQVQHVYPTQVQYVGEGGDAVYTNGTIRTAYSYNPDSQLYGQGSGGPYFDSQAGGAHVTTVVSSSGAGGVPSHGMVGIAMDVGNSHIISSGSTYLIHGGSMEGSRNHLSHSSRSSSAMLQWLLDNYETAEGVSLPRCSLYNHYLRHCQEQKLDPVNAASFGKLIRSVFMGLRTRRLGTRGNSKYHYYGIRVKPDSPLNRLQEDTQYMAMRQQPVHQKQRFKPLQKVDGMSDSLCGSSQHCSSTPEQSVAAQSQHHQQYIDTSHTLPPFPSPDLDSQPLPERINMSDIKKLQKLYRDHCEATLDVVMNLQFHYIEKLWQTFWYATSPSSDGSTAVGEDDPEAVIPRDKLVSLCKFEPVRLWMRSCDHVLYQALVEILIPDVLRPVPSTLTQAIRNFAKSLEGWLTSAMTSFPHEIIRTKVAVVSAFAQTLRRYTSLNHLAQAARAVLQNTSQINQMLSDLNRVDFANVQEQASWVCQCDEAVVQRLEQDFKVTLQQQSSLDQWATWLDNVVTQVLKPHQGSPSFPKAARQFLLKWSFYSSMVIRDLTLRSAASFGSFHLIRLLYDEYMFYLVEHRVAQATGETPIAVMGEFSDLSSMMPSLLEKDASFSDEMSDMGSDADASRGPTEPAVKRERIELNHPIQEM, from the exons ATGCAGAGCTCTGAAGGAGGGTCGGACTCGGCGAGCAGCGTGGCCAGCCTGCGGACGTCATCATCAGCCCAGGCTCCAGTGGTTCAGCCTGTCCCGGCCTCACAGCAG AGGGTGCTGGTTCAAGCCACAGGCTCAGCTCAGAAGGGAGGAGCACAGCAGCACAGCAGAGCTCCACAGCAG GTTCAGCAGGTGCAGCATGTCTACCCAACCCAGGTCCAATATGTGGGAGAAGGTGGAGATGCTGTTTACACCAATGGGACTAT CCGCACAGCCTACTCCTACAACCCCGACTCGCAGCTGTACGGCCAAGGCAGCGGGGGACCGTACTTTGACTCCCAGGCAGGCGGAGCCCATGTGACCACAGTGGTGTCGTCCTCGGGTGCGGGTGGAGTACCCTCTCATGGAATGGTGGGCATCGCCATGGACGTGGGCAACAGCCACATCATCTCCAGTGGCAGCACTTACCTGATCCATGGGGGCAGCATGGAGGGCAGCCGAAACCACCTGTCTCactcctctcgctcctcctcgGCCATG CTGCAGTGGCTGCTAGACAACTATGAGACGGCGGAGGGGGTGAGCCTGCCACGCTGCTCCCTGTACAACCATTACCTCCGTCACTGTCAGGAGCAAAAACTGGACCCTGTCAACGCGGCGTCCTTTGGAAAACTCATCCGCTCTGTGTTCATGGGCCTCCGAACGCGCAGACTGGGCACCAG AGGAAACTCCAAGTATCACTACTATGGGATCCGGGTGAAGCCAGACTCTCCACTGAATCGTCTGCAAGAGGACACTCAATACATGGCCATGAGACAGCAGCCCGTCCACCAgaaacagag ATTCAAGCCTCTGCAGAAGGTGGATGGGATGTCTGACAGTCTGTGTGGGAGCTCGCAGCACTGTAGCAGCACTCCAGAGCAGTCTGTGGCAGCGCAGAGCCAACATCACCAGCAGTACATTG ACACTTCTCACACGTTGCCTCCGTTTCCTTCTCCCGACCTGGACTCTCAGCCTCTCCCTGAACGCATCAACATGAGCGATATCAAGAAACTGCAAAAGCTTTACAGGGACCACTGTGAG GCCACTCTGGACGTGGTGATGAACCTTCAGTTTCACTACATTGAGAAACTCTGGCAGACATTTTGGTATGCAACATCGCCATCTAGTGACGGGAGCACCGCTGTTGG TGAGGATGACCCAGAGGCCGTGATCCCGCGGGACAAACTGGTGTCTCTGTGTAAATTTGAGCCTGTGCGTCTGTGGATGAGGAGCTGTGACCACGTCCTGTACCAGGCTCTAGTGGAGATACTCATTCCCGATGTACTACGCCCTGTGCCCA GTACTCTCACTCAGGCCATTCGAAACTTTGCCAAGAGTCTTGAAGGATGGCTGACAAGCGCCATGACCAGTTTTCCTCATGAAATAATCCGTACCAAG GTTGCTGTGGTGAGTGCCTTTGCGCAGACATTGAGGCGTTACACCAGTTTAAACCATTTGGCTCAAGCCGCTCGTGCCGTCCTCCAAAACACCTCCCAGATCAACCAGATGCTCTCTGACCTCAACAGAGTTGACTTCGCTAATGTCCAG GAGCAGGCATCGTGGGTGTGTCAGTGCGACGAGGCGGTGGTGCAGCGTTTGGAACAGGACTTTAAGGTGACGCTGCAGCAGCAGAGCTCTCTGGACCAATGGGCCACGTGGCTTGATAACGTGGTCACACAGGTCCTCAAACCGCACCAGGGCAGCCCCAGCTTCCCCAAGGCCGCACGCCAGTTCCTGCTCAAGTGGTCTTTCTACAG TTCGATGGTGATCCGGGACCTGACTCTGCGCAGTGCCGCGAGCTTCGGCTCCTTTCATCTGATCCGCCTCCTGTACGACGAGTACATGTTCTACCTGGTGGAACATCGCGTTGCCCAGGCGACCGGAGAGACGCCCATCGCTGTTATGGGAGAG TTCAGTGATCTCAGCTCGATGATGCCCTCCCTACTGGAAAAAG ATGCATCTTTCTCCGATGAGATGAGTGACATGGGCAGTGACGCAGACGCCTCCCGAGGTCCCACCGAACCGGCTGTAAAACGCGAGAGGATTGAACTCAACCACCCAATTCAGGAGATGTGA
- the rfx2 gene encoding DNA-binding protein RFX2 isoform X1 encodes MQSSEGGSDSASSVASLRTSSSAQAPVVQPVPASQQRVLVQATGSAQKGGAQQHSRAPQQVQQVQHVYPTQVQYVGEGGDAVYTNGTIRTAYSYNPDSQLYGQGSGGPYFDSQAGGAHVTTVVSSSGAGGVPSHGMVGIAMDVGNSHIISSGSTYLIHGGSMEGSRNHLSHSSRSSSAMLEMAIENLQKSEGIASHKSSLLNSHLQWLLDNYETAEGVSLPRCSLYNHYLRHCQEQKLDPVNAASFGKLIRSVFMGLRTRRLGTRGNSKYHYYGIRVKPDSPLNRLQEDTQYMAMRQQPVHQKQRFKPLQKVDGMSDSLCGSSQHCSSTPEQSVAAQSQHHQQYIDTSHTLPPFPSPDLDSQPLPERINMSDIKKLQKLYRDHCEATLDVVMNLQFHYIEKLWQTFWYATSPSSDGSTAVGEDDPEAVIPRDKLVSLCKFEPVRLWMRSCDHVLYQALVEILIPDVLRPVPSTLTQAIRNFAKSLEGWLTSAMTSFPHEIIRTKVAVVSAFAQTLRRYTSLNHLAQAARAVLQNTSQINQMLSDLNRVDFANVQEQASWVCQCDEAVVQRLEQDFKVTLQQQSSLDQWATWLDNVVTQVLKPHQGSPSFPKAARQFLLKWSFYSSMVIRDLTLRSAASFGSFHLIRLLYDEYMFYLVEHRVAQATGETPIAVMGEFSDLSSMMPSLLEKDASFSDEMSDMGSDADASRGPTEPAVKRERIELNHPIQEM; translated from the exons ATGCAGAGCTCTGAAGGAGGGTCGGACTCGGCGAGCAGCGTGGCCAGCCTGCGGACGTCATCATCAGCCCAGGCTCCAGTGGTTCAGCCTGTCCCGGCCTCACAGCAG AGGGTGCTGGTTCAAGCCACAGGCTCAGCTCAGAAGGGAGGAGCACAGCAGCACAGCAGAGCTCCACAGCAG GTTCAGCAGGTGCAGCATGTCTACCCAACCCAGGTCCAATATGTGGGAGAAGGTGGAGATGCTGTTTACACCAATGGGACTAT CCGCACAGCCTACTCCTACAACCCCGACTCGCAGCTGTACGGCCAAGGCAGCGGGGGACCGTACTTTGACTCCCAGGCAGGCGGAGCCCATGTGACCACAGTGGTGTCGTCCTCGGGTGCGGGTGGAGTACCCTCTCATGGAATGGTGGGCATCGCCATGGACGTGGGCAACAGCCACATCATCTCCAGTGGCAGCACTTACCTGATCCATGGGGGCAGCATGGAGGGCAGCCGAAACCACCTGTCTCactcctctcgctcctcctcgGCCATG CTTGAAATGGCGATTGAAAACCTCCAAAAGTCTGAAGGAATTGCAAGTCACAAAAGCAGCCTGCTCAACAGCCAT CTGCAGTGGCTGCTAGACAACTATGAGACGGCGGAGGGGGTGAGCCTGCCACGCTGCTCCCTGTACAACCATTACCTCCGTCACTGTCAGGAGCAAAAACTGGACCCTGTCAACGCGGCGTCCTTTGGAAAACTCATCCGCTCTGTGTTCATGGGCCTCCGAACGCGCAGACTGGGCACCAG AGGAAACTCCAAGTATCACTACTATGGGATCCGGGTGAAGCCAGACTCTCCACTGAATCGTCTGCAAGAGGACACTCAATACATGGCCATGAGACAGCAGCCCGTCCACCAgaaacagag ATTCAAGCCTCTGCAGAAGGTGGATGGGATGTCTGACAGTCTGTGTGGGAGCTCGCAGCACTGTAGCAGCACTCCAGAGCAGTCTGTGGCAGCGCAGAGCCAACATCACCAGCAGTACATTG ACACTTCTCACACGTTGCCTCCGTTTCCTTCTCCCGACCTGGACTCTCAGCCTCTCCCTGAACGCATCAACATGAGCGATATCAAGAAACTGCAAAAGCTTTACAGGGACCACTGTGAG GCCACTCTGGACGTGGTGATGAACCTTCAGTTTCACTACATTGAGAAACTCTGGCAGACATTTTGGTATGCAACATCGCCATCTAGTGACGGGAGCACCGCTGTTGG TGAGGATGACCCAGAGGCCGTGATCCCGCGGGACAAACTGGTGTCTCTGTGTAAATTTGAGCCTGTGCGTCTGTGGATGAGGAGCTGTGACCACGTCCTGTACCAGGCTCTAGTGGAGATACTCATTCCCGATGTACTACGCCCTGTGCCCA GTACTCTCACTCAGGCCATTCGAAACTTTGCCAAGAGTCTTGAAGGATGGCTGACAAGCGCCATGACCAGTTTTCCTCATGAAATAATCCGTACCAAG GTTGCTGTGGTGAGTGCCTTTGCGCAGACATTGAGGCGTTACACCAGTTTAAACCATTTGGCTCAAGCCGCTCGTGCCGTCCTCCAAAACACCTCCCAGATCAACCAGATGCTCTCTGACCTCAACAGAGTTGACTTCGCTAATGTCCAG GAGCAGGCATCGTGGGTGTGTCAGTGCGACGAGGCGGTGGTGCAGCGTTTGGAACAGGACTTTAAGGTGACGCTGCAGCAGCAGAGCTCTCTGGACCAATGGGCCACGTGGCTTGATAACGTGGTCACACAGGTCCTCAAACCGCACCAGGGCAGCCCCAGCTTCCCCAAGGCCGCACGCCAGTTCCTGCTCAAGTGGTCTTTCTACAG TTCGATGGTGATCCGGGACCTGACTCTGCGCAGTGCCGCGAGCTTCGGCTCCTTTCATCTGATCCGCCTCCTGTACGACGAGTACATGTTCTACCTGGTGGAACATCGCGTTGCCCAGGCGACCGGAGAGACGCCCATCGCTGTTATGGGAGAG TTCAGTGATCTCAGCTCGATGATGCCCTCCCTACTGGAAAAAG ATGCATCTTTCTCCGATGAGATGAGTGACATGGGCAGTGACGCAGACGCCTCCCGAGGTCCCACCGAACCGGCTGTAAAACGCGAGAGGATTGAACTCAACCACCCAATTCAGGAGATGTGA
- the rfx2 gene encoding DNA-binding protein RFX2 isoform X2, whose amino-acid sequence MQSSEGGSDSASSVASLRTSSSAQAPVVQPVPASQQVQQVQHVYPTQVQYVGEGGDAVYTNGTIRTAYSYNPDSQLYGQGSGGPYFDSQAGGAHVTTVVSSSGAGGVPSHGMVGIAMDVGNSHIISSGSTYLIHGGSMEGSRNHLSHSSRSSSAMLEMAIENLQKSEGIASHKSSLLNSHLQWLLDNYETAEGVSLPRCSLYNHYLRHCQEQKLDPVNAASFGKLIRSVFMGLRTRRLGTRGNSKYHYYGIRVKPDSPLNRLQEDTQYMAMRQQPVHQKQRFKPLQKVDGMSDSLCGSSQHCSSTPEQSVAAQSQHHQQYIDTSHTLPPFPSPDLDSQPLPERINMSDIKKLQKLYRDHCEATLDVVMNLQFHYIEKLWQTFWYATSPSSDGSTAVGEDDPEAVIPRDKLVSLCKFEPVRLWMRSCDHVLYQALVEILIPDVLRPVPSTLTQAIRNFAKSLEGWLTSAMTSFPHEIIRTKVAVVSAFAQTLRRYTSLNHLAQAARAVLQNTSQINQMLSDLNRVDFANVQEQASWVCQCDEAVVQRLEQDFKVTLQQQSSLDQWATWLDNVVTQVLKPHQGSPSFPKAARQFLLKWSFYSSMVIRDLTLRSAASFGSFHLIRLLYDEYMFYLVEHRVAQATGETPIAVMGEFSDLSSMMPSLLEKDASFSDEMSDMGSDADASRGPTEPAVKRERIELNHPIQEM is encoded by the exons ATGCAGAGCTCTGAAGGAGGGTCGGACTCGGCGAGCAGCGTGGCCAGCCTGCGGACGTCATCATCAGCCCAGGCTCCAGTGGTTCAGCCTGTCCCGGCCTCACAGCAG GTTCAGCAGGTGCAGCATGTCTACCCAACCCAGGTCCAATATGTGGGAGAAGGTGGAGATGCTGTTTACACCAATGGGACTAT CCGCACAGCCTACTCCTACAACCCCGACTCGCAGCTGTACGGCCAAGGCAGCGGGGGACCGTACTTTGACTCCCAGGCAGGCGGAGCCCATGTGACCACAGTGGTGTCGTCCTCGGGTGCGGGTGGAGTACCCTCTCATGGAATGGTGGGCATCGCCATGGACGTGGGCAACAGCCACATCATCTCCAGTGGCAGCACTTACCTGATCCATGGGGGCAGCATGGAGGGCAGCCGAAACCACCTGTCTCactcctctcgctcctcctcgGCCATG CTTGAAATGGCGATTGAAAACCTCCAAAAGTCTGAAGGAATTGCAAGTCACAAAAGCAGCCTGCTCAACAGCCAT CTGCAGTGGCTGCTAGACAACTATGAGACGGCGGAGGGGGTGAGCCTGCCACGCTGCTCCCTGTACAACCATTACCTCCGTCACTGTCAGGAGCAAAAACTGGACCCTGTCAACGCGGCGTCCTTTGGAAAACTCATCCGCTCTGTGTTCATGGGCCTCCGAACGCGCAGACTGGGCACCAG AGGAAACTCCAAGTATCACTACTATGGGATCCGGGTGAAGCCAGACTCTCCACTGAATCGTCTGCAAGAGGACACTCAATACATGGCCATGAGACAGCAGCCCGTCCACCAgaaacagag ATTCAAGCCTCTGCAGAAGGTGGATGGGATGTCTGACAGTCTGTGTGGGAGCTCGCAGCACTGTAGCAGCACTCCAGAGCAGTCTGTGGCAGCGCAGAGCCAACATCACCAGCAGTACATTG ACACTTCTCACACGTTGCCTCCGTTTCCTTCTCCCGACCTGGACTCTCAGCCTCTCCCTGAACGCATCAACATGAGCGATATCAAGAAACTGCAAAAGCTTTACAGGGACCACTGTGAG GCCACTCTGGACGTGGTGATGAACCTTCAGTTTCACTACATTGAGAAACTCTGGCAGACATTTTGGTATGCAACATCGCCATCTAGTGACGGGAGCACCGCTGTTGG TGAGGATGACCCAGAGGCCGTGATCCCGCGGGACAAACTGGTGTCTCTGTGTAAATTTGAGCCTGTGCGTCTGTGGATGAGGAGCTGTGACCACGTCCTGTACCAGGCTCTAGTGGAGATACTCATTCCCGATGTACTACGCCCTGTGCCCA GTACTCTCACTCAGGCCATTCGAAACTTTGCCAAGAGTCTTGAAGGATGGCTGACAAGCGCCATGACCAGTTTTCCTCATGAAATAATCCGTACCAAG GTTGCTGTGGTGAGTGCCTTTGCGCAGACATTGAGGCGTTACACCAGTTTAAACCATTTGGCTCAAGCCGCTCGTGCCGTCCTCCAAAACACCTCCCAGATCAACCAGATGCTCTCTGACCTCAACAGAGTTGACTTCGCTAATGTCCAG GAGCAGGCATCGTGGGTGTGTCAGTGCGACGAGGCGGTGGTGCAGCGTTTGGAACAGGACTTTAAGGTGACGCTGCAGCAGCAGAGCTCTCTGGACCAATGGGCCACGTGGCTTGATAACGTGGTCACACAGGTCCTCAAACCGCACCAGGGCAGCCCCAGCTTCCCCAAGGCCGCACGCCAGTTCCTGCTCAAGTGGTCTTTCTACAG TTCGATGGTGATCCGGGACCTGACTCTGCGCAGTGCCGCGAGCTTCGGCTCCTTTCATCTGATCCGCCTCCTGTACGACGAGTACATGTTCTACCTGGTGGAACATCGCGTTGCCCAGGCGACCGGAGAGACGCCCATCGCTGTTATGGGAGAG TTCAGTGATCTCAGCTCGATGATGCCCTCCCTACTGGAAAAAG ATGCATCTTTCTCCGATGAGATGAGTGACATGGGCAGTGACGCAGACGCCTCCCGAGGTCCCACCGAACCGGCTGTAAAACGCGAGAGGATTGAACTCAACCACCCAATTCAGGAGATGTGA